One Thalassoglobus sp. JC818 genomic region harbors:
- a CDS encoding type II secretion system F family protein — protein MESPSPNVESEQHKERPRKSLSPYSISVGLRAVAEEMPASSDRRALVRLSDRIRSGKSLDDLLEDNRDLPRDLAAVVSAGVQTGKLPQLLEEYLTCHQSLTSVWRSFYASLLYPFSMLLVSMILMLVFFGVVIPDFDAIFSDFGLELPGLTVMILGFAGFVSAFWPLLAIGVILLGLFVVLRKYLPFKALRAKVFHSLPLIGKAQEMAASSEFCSRMSILVDCRLPLEEALRVTSLSLKDQYLAKIARRLAKRVESGETCDELARTTTGIHHSLANSFRWAKDPETYSDGLKSLASVFASQSRGLTNQIAIIIEPLTIFGIGTFVGITVIALFMPLIRLLSDLS, from the coding sequence GTGGAATCTCCTTCACCAAACGTGGAATCTGAACAACACAAGGAACGACCTCGCAAGTCGCTTTCTCCGTATTCCATTTCTGTCGGGCTGCGAGCTGTTGCTGAGGAAATGCCAGCTTCGAGTGATCGACGTGCTTTAGTCCGGCTTTCTGATCGGATTCGCTCAGGAAAGTCACTTGATGATCTTCTTGAAGACAATCGCGATCTTCCTCGAGATTTGGCCGCTGTCGTCTCTGCAGGAGTTCAAACCGGCAAACTCCCTCAACTTTTAGAAGAATACCTGACGTGCCATCAGTCGTTAACATCTGTCTGGAGATCATTCTACGCAAGCCTGCTTTATCCATTTTCGATGCTGCTGGTTTCGATGATCTTAATGTTGGTCTTCTTCGGAGTCGTGATTCCCGACTTTGATGCGATCTTTTCAGACTTTGGGTTAGAGCTCCCTGGCCTCACAGTCATGATTCTTGGATTCGCCGGTTTCGTCTCTGCGTTTTGGCCACTCCTGGCAATCGGTGTGATTCTGCTTGGGCTCTTCGTCGTCTTAAGAAAGTATCTGCCGTTTAAAGCACTTCGCGCGAAGGTTTTCCATTCGCTCCCACTCATTGGAAAAGCACAGGAGATGGCAGCTTCGTCTGAATTCTGCTCTCGAATGTCAATTCTTGTGGATTGCAGGTTGCCCCTGGAAGAAGCTTTGCGGGTCACATCACTTTCACTCAAAGACCAGTACCTCGCGAAGATTGCACGCAGACTTGCCAAGCGAGTCGAGTCCGGAGAAACGTGCGACGAATTGGCGCGAACGACAACCGGAATTCACCATTCGCTGGCGAACTCGTTCCGATGGGCCAAAGACCCGGAGACCTATTCTGACGGATTGAAATCATTGGCTTCAGTGTTCGCTTCGCAATCCCGTGGATTAACGAATCAGATCGCGATCATCATCGAACCACTGACAATTTTCGGAATCGGAACTTTTGTTGGAATTACGGTTATTGCCCTGTTCATGCCTTTAATCAGACTACTTAGCGACCTGAGCTAA
- a CDS encoding type II secretion system F family protein, whose product MTQSSSTKRLRPDEIRALIREIQAMISSGVPLSLGLSNSAAGLTKQLDPVAKRLSERLENGATVSEAFEDEESIPAEFRAVVVAGLYCGESEKVLEDVSQMTSTLDQMRRSVRLGIVYPLTVVIVAVALLGILVGGLLPQIIATYQDLHFEIPWWLSWTQYVRISPRYFVWAAVALFCGALWWLSGDRSGTGARSMSLPGVRKVQRSFQISHFAHLLSLLCSHNVPLPDALKLSGEASGSNRLKENCIQLATAVESGVPVEDAIQESSEFPDFLKWLIVTGNEDSQLPTALAEAAEFYQKRAESNARWFSKIIPVFLVVTIGGGVTLLYVMSVFGPMVDLWFRLSLF is encoded by the coding sequence ATGACACAGTCCTCCTCGACAAAGCGTCTGCGGCCGGATGAAATCCGCGCACTCATTCGCGAGATTCAGGCGATGATTTCATCGGGTGTGCCCTTGAGTCTCGGTTTGAGTAACTCAGCCGCTGGCCTCACGAAGCAATTGGATCCGGTCGCGAAACGACTTTCTGAACGCCTCGAAAATGGAGCGACTGTTTCAGAAGCATTTGAAGATGAAGAATCGATTCCCGCTGAATTTCGAGCGGTGGTGGTCGCTGGCCTGTACTGCGGGGAGAGTGAGAAAGTTCTCGAAGACGTCAGTCAAATGACAAGCACCCTGGATCAGATGCGACGATCCGTTCGTCTTGGAATCGTCTACCCGCTGACCGTCGTGATTGTTGCTGTCGCACTCCTGGGAATTCTCGTTGGCGGTCTTCTCCCCCAGATTATCGCGACCTATCAAGATCTACATTTTGAAATCCCGTGGTGGCTCTCATGGACGCAATACGTCCGGATTTCACCTCGCTATTTTGTTTGGGCAGCTGTCGCGTTGTTTTGCGGAGCACTCTGGTGGCTATCGGGTGACCGGAGCGGGACCGGCGCACGGTCGATGTCACTCCCCGGCGTCCGAAAAGTCCAGCGGAGTTTTCAGATCAGCCACTTCGCTCACCTGTTGTCGCTCTTGTGCTCACACAATGTACCATTACCAGATGCCCTGAAACTGTCTGGTGAAGCATCCGGAAGCAACCGCCTGAAAGAAAACTGTATCCAGTTGGCAACAGCCGTTGAGTCCGGCGTACCCGTCGAAGACGCTATTCAAGAGAGTTCAGAGTTCCCCGACTTTTTGAAGTGGCTGATTGTTACCGGGAACGAAGATTCACAACTGCCAACAGCATTGGCAGAAGCGGCCGAGTTCTATCAGAAGCGTGCAGAGTCCAATGCACGATGGTTTTCCAAGATCATTCCAGTGTTCTTGGTTGTGACCATCGGCGGAGGTGTCACACTGCTGTACGTGATGAGCGTCTTTGGTCCGATGGTTGACCTGTGGTTCCGCCTCAGCCTTTTTTAG